In Canis lupus dingo isolate Sandy chromosome 12, ASM325472v2, whole genome shotgun sequence, the following proteins share a genomic window:
- the LOC112641235 gene encoding ATP synthase subunit g, mitochondrial-like codes for MAQFVRNLAEKAPALLNAAVTYSKPRLATFWHYARVELVPPTPAEIPTAIQSLKKIVKSAQTGSFKQLTVKEALLNGLVATDVWMWFYVGEIIGKHGIIGYNV; via the coding sequence ATGGCCCAGTTCGTCCGTAACCTCGCCGAGAAGGCTCCGGCTCTGCTGAACGCTGCTGTGACTTACTCGAAGCCTCGATTGGCCACATTTTGGCACTATGCCAGGGTTGAGCTGGTTCCTCCAACCCCTGCTGAGATCCCTACAGCTATTCAGAGCTTGAAAAAAATAGTCAAGAGTGCTCAAACTGGTAGCTTCAAACAGCTCACAGTTAAGGAAGCTCTGCTGAATGGTTTGGTGGCCACCGACGTGTGGATGTGGTTTTATGTCGGCGAGATCATAGGCAAGCATGGCATCATTGGCTATAATGTTTGA